The Cucumis melo cultivar AY chromosome 6, USDA_Cmelo_AY_1.0, whole genome shotgun sequence genome includes a region encoding these proteins:
- the LOC103483424 gene encoding UMP-CMP kinase 3, whose translation MGTVVDAAPIKETNGSLAEKKPTVVFVLGGPGSGKGTQCANIVKHFGYTHLSAGDLLRAEIKSGSENGTMIQNMIKEGKIVPSEVTIKLLQRAIEESGNEKFLIDGFPRNEENRAAFEAVTGIEPSVVLFFDCPEEEMEKRLLSRNEGRVDDNIETIRKRFRVFLESSIPVIQYYESKEKVRKIDAARPVEEVFESVKAVFTPKSEKAD comes from the exons ATGGGGACTGTCGTTGATGCTGCTCCAATCAAG GAAACCAATGGAAGTTTAGCTGAGAAGAAGCCTACAGTTGTCTTTGTTTTGG GTGGACCAGGAAGTGGCAAGGGTACTCAATGTGCAAATATTGTCAAACACTTTGGGTACACTCACCTTAGTGCTGGAGATCTTCTCCGAGCAGAGATAAAATCTGGCTCAGAGAATGG cACGATGATTCAAAACATGATCAAAGAAGGGAAGATTGTTCCTTCTGAGGTCACCATAAAGCTTCTTCAACGAGCTATAGAGGAAAGTGGCAACGAGAAATTTCTTATTGATGGATTTCCTCGTAATGAGGAAAATCGTGCTGCATTTGAAGCAGTT ACGGGCATTGAACCATCTGTAGTCCTGTTCTTTGATTGTCCTGAGGAAGAGATGGAGAAGCGCTTGTTGAGTAGGAATGAG GGAAGAGTGGATGACAACATTGAAACAATTAGGAAGCGATTTAGGGTTTTCTTGGAGTCTAGTATTCCTGTGATTCAATATTATGAATCCAAAGAGAAAGTTCGGAAG ATTGATGCTGCGAGGCCTGTTGAGGAGGTGTTCGAATCCGTTAAAGCCGTTTTTACTCCAAAAAGTGAAAAG GCTGACTGA
- the LOC103483418 gene encoding very-long-chain aldehyde decarbonylase CER1-like — MASTPGILTDWPWTPLGTFKYVVLAPGFIYSIYQYIVRDEAERDTSSLVVIPLLLWRMIHNQIWISISRHRTAKGNARIVDKGLEFDQVDRERNWDDQILLNGVLFYLVANLTAKGRNLPLWRTDGVVITFLLHAGPVEFLYYWLHRALHHHYLYSRYHSHHHSSIVTEPITSVIHPFAEHLTYFLLFAIPMLTVLFTGTASLSVYILYLTYIDFMNNMGHCNFEIIPNRLFTLFPPLKYFLYTPSFHSLHHTQFRTNYSLFMPLYDYIYGTLDNSSDSLYEKSLKREEEVADVVYLTHLTTPESIYHLRLGFADLASRPHTSTWFTWFLSPITIGSMLLTWIYGRTFVVERNQFEKLKMQTWAIPKFNVQYFLQWQKQAINSLIEDAIVEADQKGCKVLSLGLLNQGEELNIYGGLYVQRNPKLRVRVVDGSSLAVAVVLNSIPKSATQVLLRGKLTKVAYALSYSLCQRGIQVAVLHEEEYRKLNKSFNTKFESSPVLSKGYSQNIWLVGDGLTNEEQMKAPKGTTFIPFSQLPPRIVRKDCFYHCTPAMKAPRSIENVHSCENWLPRRVMSAWRIAGVVHAMEGWTEHECGYTMSNIDQVWKATLRHGFQPVPTPTPCGSM, encoded by the exons ATGGCTTCCACTCCCGGAATCCTCACTGATTGGCCATGGACACCTCTCGGAACCTTCAAG TATGTGGTTTTGGCTCCAGGATTTATCTACAGCATCTACCAGTACATAGTAAGGGATGAAGCGGAGAGAGATACTTCCAGTCTTGTTGTTATCCCGCTTCTTTTGTGGAGAATGATTCATAACCAGATATGGATTTCTATTTCTCGTCATCGAACTGCTAAAGGCAATGCTCGGATCGTAGACAAGGGCCTTGAATTCGATCAAGTTGATAGAGAAAGAAATTG GGACGACCAAATTTTGTTGAATGGAGTTCTGTTTTATCTAGTAGCCAACTTAACGGCGAAAGGTCGGAATCTACCTCTATGGAGGACAGATGGAGTGGTTATTACATTTCTACTACACGCAGGCCCAGTGGAGTTTCTTTATTATTGGCTTCACAGAGCTCTGCACCATCATTATCTATATTCTCGCTACCATTCTCATCATCATTCCTCCATTGTTACAGAGCCAATCACTT CTGTGATTCATCCATTTGCGGAGCACTTGACTTATTTTCTGCTTTTCGCCATTCCAATGTTGACGGTACTGTTTACTGGAACTGCTTCTTTGTCGGTCTACATCTTATACCTTACATACATTGATTTCATGAACAACATGGGGCACTGCAACTTTGAGATCATCCCCAATCGTCTCTTCACCCTCTTTCCACCTCTCAAATACTTTCTCTACACTCCTTC GTTTCATTCACTGCATCATACGCAATTCCGGACGAACTACTCCCTCTTTATGCCTCTGTATGATTACATTTACGGCACACTGGACAACTCTTCAGATTCTTTGTACGAAAAATCCCtgaaaagagaggaagaagtTGCTGACGTGGTTTATCTCACTCATCTTACAACTCCTGAATCCATCTACCATCTACGGTTAGGATTTGCCGATCTGGCCTCCAGGCCCCACACTTCCACTTGGTTTACGTGGTTCTTGTCTCCCATTACCATAGGGTCCATGTTGTTGACTTGGATTTATGGCCGCACATTTGTCGTTGAAAGGAACCAATTTGAAAAGCTCAAGATGCAAACATGGGCCATCCCCAAGTTCAATGTTCAG TACTTCCTTCAATGGCAAAAACAAGCAATAAACAGCTTGATTGAAGATGCTATAGTAGAGGCAGATCAAAAGGGTTGCAAAGTCTTGAGTTTAGGTCTCTTGAATCAG gGAGAGGAGCTGAACATATATGGAGGGCTTTATGTGCAAAGGAACCCTAAGCTAAGAGTTAGGGTGGTGGATGGGAGTAGTCTGGCTGTGGCTGTTGTTCTCAATAGTATCCCCAAATCTGCCACCCAAGTTCTCTTGAGAGGCAAACTTACAAAAGTGGCTTATGCCCTTTCTTATTCTCTCTGCCAAAGAGGCATTCAG GTAGCTGTGTTACATGAGGAAGAATACAGGAAACTCAACAAATCATTCAACACTAAATTTGAGAGCAGTCCAGTGCTTTCAAAAGGCTATTCTCAAAAC ATATGGTTAGTAGGAGATGGACTGACAAACGAAGAACAGATGAAGGCACCAAAAGGAACGACTTTCATTCCCTTCTCGCAGTTACCTCCAAGGATTGTACGCAAAGATTGCTTCTACCACTGCACCCCTGCTATGAAGGCTCCTCGTTCTATTGAAAATGTGCATTCTTGCGAG AACTGGTTGCCAAGAAGAGTGATGAGTGCATGGCGTATTGCGGGCGTAGTGCACGCAATGGAAGGGTGGACAGAGCACGAGTGTGGCTACACGATGTCGAACATCGATCAAGTCTGGAAAGCAACTCTTCGACACGGTTTTCAGCCTGTTCCCACTCCCACTCCCTGTGGCTCTATGTAA
- the LOC103483425 gene encoding uncharacterized protein LOC103483425: MLLSTSIPESSSSATLLSSFLQKPTSSSWSSSFSKLSISFDAIKAPSLSTHNTKSLIKAAAWTRRSRGEAAKRGNKKSWKQRTDMYMRPFVLDVYFSRRFIHAKVMHRGTSKVVSAASTNCKDLRYSLPSPSDDNACRIIGNLIAERCKEADVFAMSYDPPSMERIQDKVGIVIDTIKENGIIFV; encoded by the exons ATGTTGTTAAGCACATCAATTCCCGAGTCATCCTCATCAGCCACATTACTTTCCAGTTTCCTTCAGAAACCCACTTCGAGTTCATGGTCATCTTCTTTTTCCAAGCTCTCCATCTCCTTCGACGCCATTAAAGCACCTTCTCTTTCAACTCACAATACA AAGTCTTTGATTAAAGCAGCAGCCTGGACACGAAGATCACGAGGAGAAGCTGCAAAAAGAGGGAATAAGAAATCATGGAAGCAAAGAACAGATATGTACATGAGACCATTTGTTTTGGATGTTTACTTTTCAAGGAGGTTCATCCATGCCAAAGTGATGCATCGAGGAACAAGCAAGGTCGTTTCAGCAGCAAGCACCAATTGCAAGGATTTAAGGTATTCATTACCATCACCCTCTGATGACAATGCCTGTAGGATTATTGGGAACCTAATTGCTGAGAGATGTAAAGAAGCTGATGTGTTTGCCATGTCTTATGATCCTCCAAGCATGGAAAGAATTCAAGACAAAGTTGGAATTGTTATTGATACTATTAAGGAGAATGGTATTATATTTGTATAG
- the LOC103483426 gene encoding very-long-chain aldehyde decarbonylase CER1-like isoform X2, translating to MASTPGILTDWPWKPLGSFKYLVLAPGVIHSLYHYIAKDETERDISYLFIFPFLLWRMIHSQIWISFSRYRTAKGTARIVDKGVEFEQVDRERNWDDQILLNGVLFYIASNCIEKASNLPLWRTDGVVMVFLLHAGPVEFLYYWFHRALHHHYLYSRYHSHHHSSIVTEPITSVIHPFAEEFAYFVLFAIPIMTAVFSGTISVGAYAVYITYIDFMNYMGHCNFEFIPNRLFTLFPPLKFLLYTPSFHSLHHTQFRTNYSLFMPFYDYIYATVHKTTDDLYFKSLKRDEELADVVHLTHLTTPDSIYHLRLGFAELASRPHNSTWYLNLLSPITMMLTWIYGRTFIVESNQIEKLKMQTWAIPKFNVQYLLQWQTESINSLIEEAITNADQKGCKVLTLGLLNQGEELNKYGEIYIQRNPKLKVRVVDGSSLAVAVVLNNIPKFATQVLLTGKFTKLAFALYHSLSKRGIQIGVLNEHYKKLNKASNNYEDTLVLAEGHSHNIWLVGEGLTDEEQLKAPKGTTFIPFSQFPPKILRKDCFYHCTPAMKAPPSLENMHSCENWLPRRVMSAWRIAGVVHAMEGWTEHECGYGMSDIDRVWKATLGHGFQPLDTPIAYGLP from the exons ATGGCTTCTACGCCCGGGATTCTCACCGATTGGCCATGGAAGCCTCTCGGAAGCTTCAAG TATCTTGTTTTGGCTCCTGGCGTGATTCACAGTCTCTACCATTACATAGCGAAGGATGAGACGGAGAGAGACATTTCATATCTcttcatttttccttttcttttgtgGAGGATGATCCATAGCCAAATATGGATCTCTTTTTCTCGTTATCGAACTGCAAAAGGCACCGCTCGGATCGTCGACAAGGGCGTAGAATTCGAACAAGTAGACAGAGAACGAAACTG GGACGATCAAATACTGTTGAATGGAGTATTGTTTTACATAGCAAGCAATTGTATTGAGAAAGCTTCAAATCTTCCTCTATGGAGAACGGATGGAGTGGTAATGGTGTTTTTGCTACACGCAGGGCCAGTGGAGTTTCTGTATTATTGGTTTCACAGAGCTTTGCATCATCATTATCTCTATTCTCGCTACCACTCTCATCATCACTCCTCCATTGTTACCGAGCCAATTACAT CTGTGATACATCCATTTGCGGAGGAATTTGcatattttgttttgtttgcaATACCAATTATGACGGCAGTGTTCAGTGGAACAATATCGGTGGGAGCTTATGCTGTTTATATTACTTACATTGACTTCATGAACTATATGGGACACTGCAACTTTGAGTTCATCCCCAATCGTCTATTCACTCTCTTTCCTCCTCTCAAGTTCCTCCTCTATACTCCATC GTTTCACTCGTTGCATCACACTCAATTCCGAACCAACTACTCCCTCTTCATGCCATTTTACGATTACATCTACGCCACGGTCCACAAAACTACCGACGATCTTTATTTCAAATCCCTAAAAAGAGACGAAGAGCTTGCGGACGTGGTTCATCTGACTCATCTCACAACTCCCGATTCCATTTATCATCTACGGCTAGGATTTGCCGAGCTGGCATCCAGGCCCCATAACTCCACGTGGTATCTGAACTTGCTGTCCCCAATCACCATGATGCTGACATGGATCTATGGCCGTACATTTATTGTTGAAAGCAACCAAATTGAAAAGTTGAAGATGCAAACTTGGGCCATCCCCAAATTTAACGTTCAG TACTTACTTCAATGGCAAACCGAATCAATAAACAGCTTGATTGAAGAAGCTATAACCAATGCCGATCAGAAGGGCTGTAAAGTCTTAACCTTAGGCCTCTTGAATCAG GGAGAGGAGCTGAACAAATATGGAGAGATTTATATTCAAAGAAACCCTAAATTAAAAGTTAGGGTAGTGGATGGGAGTAGCTTGGCTGTGGCTGTAGTGCTCAATAATATTCCCAAATTTGCAACACAAGTCCTTCTCACAGGAAAATTTACAAAGTTGGCCTTCGCACTCTATCATTCCCTTTCCAAAAGAGGCATTCAGATTGGTGTTTTGAATGAACACTATAAAAAGCTCAACAAAGCTTCGAACAACTATGAAGACACCCTAGTTCTTGCAGAAGGCCATTCCCATAAT ATATGGTTGGTGGGAGAAGGACTTACAGATGAAGAACAGCTGAAGGCTCCAAAAGGCACAACTTTCATTCCATTCTCTCAATTCCCTCCAAAGATTTTACGGAAAGATTGCTTTTACCACTGCACTCCTGCAATGAAAGCTCCTCCTTCCCTTGAAAACATGCATTCTTGTGAG AATTGGTTACCGAGGCGGGTGATGAGTGCATGGCGCATTGCTGGTGTGGTGCATGCAATGGAGGGGTGGACAGAGCACGAATGTGGCTATGGAATGTCCGATATCGATCGAGTTTGGAAGGCAACACTTGGACATGGGTTTCAGCCTTTAGACACCCCCATTGCCTATGGTTTGCCGTAG
- the LOC103483426 gene encoding very-long-chain aldehyde decarbonylase CER1-like isoform X1, which produces MASTPGILTDWPWKPLGSFKYLVLAPGVIHSLYHYIAKDETERDISYLFIFPFLLWRMIHSQIWISFSRYRTAKGTARIVDKGVEFEQVDRERNWDDQILLNGVLFYIASNCIEKASNLPLWRTDGVVMVFLLHAGPVEFLYYWFHRALHHHYLYSRYHSHHHSSIVTEPITSVIHPFAEEFAYFVLFAIPIMTAVFSGTISVGAYAVYITYIDFMNYMGHCNFEFIPNRLFTLFPPLKFLLYTPSFHSLHHTQFRTNYSLFMPFYDYIYATVHKTTDDLYFKSLKRDEELADVVHLTHLTTPDSIYHLRLGFAELASRPHNSTWYLNLLSPITMMLTWIYGRTFIVESNQIEKLKMQTWAIPKFNVQYLLQWQTESINSLIEEAITNADQKGCKVLTLGLLNQGEELNKYGEIYIQRNPKLKVRVVDGSSLAVAVVLNNIPKFATQVLLTGKFTKLAFALYHSLSKRGIQIGVLNEHYKKLNKASNNYEDTLVLAEGHSHNQIWLVGEGLTDEEQLKAPKGTTFIPFSQFPPKILRKDCFYHCTPAMKAPPSLENMHSCENWLPRRVMSAWRIAGVVHAMEGWTEHECGYGMSDIDRVWKATLGHGFQPLDTPIAYGLP; this is translated from the exons ATGGCTTCTACGCCCGGGATTCTCACCGATTGGCCATGGAAGCCTCTCGGAAGCTTCAAG TATCTTGTTTTGGCTCCTGGCGTGATTCACAGTCTCTACCATTACATAGCGAAGGATGAGACGGAGAGAGACATTTCATATCTcttcatttttccttttcttttgtgGAGGATGATCCATAGCCAAATATGGATCTCTTTTTCTCGTTATCGAACTGCAAAAGGCACCGCTCGGATCGTCGACAAGGGCGTAGAATTCGAACAAGTAGACAGAGAACGAAACTG GGACGATCAAATACTGTTGAATGGAGTATTGTTTTACATAGCAAGCAATTGTATTGAGAAAGCTTCAAATCTTCCTCTATGGAGAACGGATGGAGTGGTAATGGTGTTTTTGCTACACGCAGGGCCAGTGGAGTTTCTGTATTATTGGTTTCACAGAGCTTTGCATCATCATTATCTCTATTCTCGCTACCACTCTCATCATCACTCCTCCATTGTTACCGAGCCAATTACAT CTGTGATACATCCATTTGCGGAGGAATTTGcatattttgttttgtttgcaATACCAATTATGACGGCAGTGTTCAGTGGAACAATATCGGTGGGAGCTTATGCTGTTTATATTACTTACATTGACTTCATGAACTATATGGGACACTGCAACTTTGAGTTCATCCCCAATCGTCTATTCACTCTCTTTCCTCCTCTCAAGTTCCTCCTCTATACTCCATC GTTTCACTCGTTGCATCACACTCAATTCCGAACCAACTACTCCCTCTTCATGCCATTTTACGATTACATCTACGCCACGGTCCACAAAACTACCGACGATCTTTATTTCAAATCCCTAAAAAGAGACGAAGAGCTTGCGGACGTGGTTCATCTGACTCATCTCACAACTCCCGATTCCATTTATCATCTACGGCTAGGATTTGCCGAGCTGGCATCCAGGCCCCATAACTCCACGTGGTATCTGAACTTGCTGTCCCCAATCACCATGATGCTGACATGGATCTATGGCCGTACATTTATTGTTGAAAGCAACCAAATTGAAAAGTTGAAGATGCAAACTTGGGCCATCCCCAAATTTAACGTTCAG TACTTACTTCAATGGCAAACCGAATCAATAAACAGCTTGATTGAAGAAGCTATAACCAATGCCGATCAGAAGGGCTGTAAAGTCTTAACCTTAGGCCTCTTGAATCAG GGAGAGGAGCTGAACAAATATGGAGAGATTTATATTCAAAGAAACCCTAAATTAAAAGTTAGGGTAGTGGATGGGAGTAGCTTGGCTGTGGCTGTAGTGCTCAATAATATTCCCAAATTTGCAACACAAGTCCTTCTCACAGGAAAATTTACAAAGTTGGCCTTCGCACTCTATCATTCCCTTTCCAAAAGAGGCATTCAGATTGGTGTTTTGAATGAACACTATAAAAAGCTCAACAAAGCTTCGAACAACTATGAAGACACCCTAGTTCTTGCAGAAGGCCATTCCCATAAT CAGATATGGTTGGTGGGAGAAGGACTTACAGATGAAGAACAGCTGAAGGCTCCAAAAGGCACAACTTTCATTCCATTCTCTCAATTCCCTCCAAAGATTTTACGGAAAGATTGCTTTTACCACTGCACTCCTGCAATGAAAGCTCCTCCTTCCCTTGAAAACATGCATTCTTGTGAG AATTGGTTACCGAGGCGGGTGATGAGTGCATGGCGCATTGCTGGTGTGGTGCATGCAATGGAGGGGTGGACAGAGCACGAATGTGGCTATGGAATGTCCGATATCGATCGAGTTTGGAAGGCAACACTTGGACATGGGTTTCAGCCTTTAGACACCCCCATTGCCTATGGTTTGCCGTAG
- the LOC103483422 gene encoding phosphatidylinositol N-acetylglucosaminyltransferase subunit P-like, translated as MADSCSVSSPRRILSVSKRRKARDEKGPGFGLSGEHGPKPSEVYGFVGSISTVVATAIYLIWAYLPESFLHSLGIYYYPSRYWAVAVPVYVMVSIALALMFYIGLNFLSTPSPTSFHIIFDEFSKEPSISACSEQDQPIQPISDIGINRINELMFNNKK; from the exons ATGGCAGATTCGTGCTCCGTCAGTAGCCCTAGAAGAATATTGAGTGTATCAAAGAGACGAAAAGCTAGAGATGAGAAAGGTCCTGGGTTTGGACTATCAGGAGAGCATGGCCCCAAACCTTCGGAAGTTTACGGCTTCGTCGGTTCAATCTCAACCGTCGTTGCCACAGCTATATACTTGATTTGGGCATATCTTCCTGAGTCTTTCCTTCATTCCCTTGGAATCTATTACTATCCTAGCAG GTACTGGGCTGTGGCGGTGCCAGTTTATGTAATGGTTTCAATAGCATTAGCATTGATGTTCTACATTGGTCTTAACTTCTTGTCCACTCCATCCCCAACTTCCTTTCATATCATCTTTG ATGAATTCAGTAAAGAGCCATCTATCTCTGCTTGTTCGGAACAAGATCAGCCTATCCAACCGATATCCGATATTGGTATCAACAGAATCAACGAGCTTATGTTCAATAATAAGAAATGA
- the LOC127149833 gene encoding threonine synthase, chloroplastic-like, with protein MATSSLFNPTISFPSRNPKLQSTPKFRNPILRIPKATSDSSPSPPTDGSPPLSTLKNRRSADENIKDEARRHCAASGEDRSNFSAKYVPFNASLDSTECYSLDEIVYRSRSGGLLDIQHDMEALKKYDGAYWRNLFDSRVGKTTWPYGSGVWSKKEWVLPEIDPDDIVGAFKVNMDVDKTFVRDLDY; from the exons ATGGCTACCTCCTCCCTCTTCAACCCCACCATTTCTTTCCCTTCTCGCAACCCCAAGCTTCAATCCACCCCAAAATTCCGCAACCCCATTCTCAGAATCCCTAAAGCTACCTCTGATTCCTCCCCCTCTCCACCAACTGACGGCTCTCCCCCATTGTCCACTCTCAAGAACCGTCGTTCTGCCGACGAGAACATCAAAGATGAAGCCCGTCGCCACTGTGCAGCCTCCGGAGAAGATCGGAGCAACTTCTCGGCCAAGTACGTCCCTTTTAACGCTAGCCTCGACTCCACTGAGTGCTACTCTCTCGACGAGATCGTTTACCGAAGTCGATCTGGTGGGTTACTCGACATTCAACACGACATGGAGGCATTGAAGAAATATGACGGCGCCTATTGGCGAAACCTCTTCGATTCGCGCGTGGGGAAAACTACGTGGCCTTATGGTTCCGGCGTTTGGAGTAAGAAGGAATGGGTGTTGCCGGAGATCGATCCTGACGATATTGTCGGCGCTTTCAAAG TTAACATGGATGTGGACAAGACTTTTGTTCGAGATTTGGACTACTGA